One genomic window of Verrucomicrobiia bacterium includes the following:
- a CDS encoding BatD family protein, whose amino-acid sequence MRSYLIIGFLLAATRVFADVSVVASVDRNRIGFGESVTLTVAVQGAHNGEPSIPRVDGLTFNGPSTSTSFSFVNGQTSQSISYTYQVTPGRTGEFTIPAIGVDVGGKNYLTTPINLIVEKSGNQGDLGQTLFGRVKLSSQQVYIGQTAPLDVFILSRTDVPLRGLSGFNYEADGLGYKFLPNLKSGSQIINGESVNVQMIQGAISPTTTGAMNFGPCIVKAQLAVPNRGGNSLFDDVFGRTQVREVPITIDPVPITVLPLPEEGRPTDFSGAVGRWNLEVTAKPTEVAVGDPITFIIKISGSGNIDTVPTPKLGSLDEFKTYEPTTKTTKDELNTAGERVIQQVLIARSPEIKQLPEVRLVYFDPVAKAYKTAVQAPMKLVVKAGSGGQSTIVSGGNRLRPDEKLGQDIVYLKGDLGPLASATPFCATPTFWALNTMPVLALLGGIGWKKRTDKFRGNIAYARRVRAAKDARKLLAIAANYDEVQHALQNYLGDRLNIPAAGITASIVEEQLLPRGVNGELAADLKACFEACDTARFAGGSGGAVLAATREKVERLIDELEKTHL is encoded by the coding sequence ATGCGATCGTACCTGATCATCGGGTTTCTGCTGGCAGCGACGCGTGTTTTTGCCGATGTGTCCGTCGTTGCGTCGGTGGACAGGAACCGGATTGGCTTCGGTGAATCCGTCACGCTGACTGTTGCCGTGCAGGGCGCGCATAACGGTGAGCCGTCTATCCCAAGGGTGGACGGTTTGACTTTTAACGGTCCCTCCACGTCGACTAGTTTTTCTTTCGTCAATGGGCAAACCAGCCAGTCGATTAGCTACACGTACCAAGTGACGCCGGGAAGAACGGGCGAATTCACTATTCCGGCAATTGGTGTGGACGTCGGCGGGAAGAATTATCTCACCACACCAATCAATCTCATCGTGGAAAAAAGCGGGAACCAAGGAGATCTTGGGCAGACCCTCTTCGGCCGCGTTAAACTATCCTCACAACAAGTTTACATCGGACAAACCGCGCCGTTGGATGTGTTCATTCTCTCACGAACTGATGTTCCTCTGCGAGGCCTCAGCGGTTTCAACTATGAAGCGGATGGTTTGGGCTACAAGTTCCTTCCGAACCTGAAATCCGGTAGCCAGATCATCAACGGTGAGTCAGTCAACGTCCAGATGATTCAAGGAGCCATATCACCGACGACCACCGGTGCAATGAATTTTGGACCCTGTATCGTGAAGGCACAACTGGCCGTCCCGAATCGTGGGGGTAACTCGTTGTTTGATGACGTGTTTGGACGGACGCAGGTGCGTGAAGTGCCGATCACCATCGACCCCGTGCCAATCACGGTTTTGCCCCTGCCAGAAGAAGGCCGGCCGACCGACTTCTCTGGCGCGGTAGGCCGGTGGAACCTCGAAGTGACGGCCAAGCCCACGGAAGTTGCCGTCGGCGACCCGATCACGTTCATAATCAAGATCAGTGGCAGTGGGAACATTGATACTGTCCCGACGCCCAAACTCGGCTCACTGGATGAATTCAAGACCTACGAGCCGACGACGAAGACGACGAAGGACGAGTTGAACACGGCCGGCGAACGCGTCATCCAACAGGTGCTCATCGCCCGCAGCCCGGAGATCAAACAGCTTCCGGAAGTGCGCCTGGTGTACTTCGACCCGGTGGCAAAAGCCTACAAAACCGCGGTACAAGCCCCCATGAAACTTGTGGTGAAGGCCGGTAGTGGTGGCCAAAGCACGATAGTCAGCGGCGGCAACCGATTGCGACCGGATGAAAAACTCGGGCAGGATATCGTGTATCTCAAAGGCGATCTCGGCCCGCTCGCATCCGCCACGCCATTTTGCGCCACCCCGACGTTTTGGGCATTGAACACAATGCCCGTGCTTGCCTTGTTGGGGGGAATCGGTTGGAAGAAACGCACAGACAAGTTCCGAGGCAATATCGCCTACGCCCGACGCGTGCGCGCCGCCAAAGACGCGCGCAAACTTCTCGCCATCGCGGCCAACTACGATGAGGTGCAACACGCCCTGCAGAATTATCTCGGGGACCGCCTGAACATTCCCGCCGCCGGCATCACCGCGTCCATCGTCGAAGAGCAACTTCTGCCGCGCGGTGTGAATGGTGAACTGGCAGCGGACCTGAAGGCGTGCTTTGAGGCTTGCGACACCGCGCGCTTCGCCGGTGGAAGCGGCGGCGCGGTCCTGGCGGCCACACGGGAAAAAGTGGAACGATTGATTGATGAGCTTGAGAAGACACATTTATAA
- a CDS encoding transaldolase family protein — protein sequence MMNLDAAVHDFILKDFTHQLGRSAAKPKDDPEWRKLRDAGTRLWLDTGDMDEAAKLWNSSFDALTTNNTLLNKEIQKGIYDDLVAEAARVILDAAPKISPSDLILEIVFILNCHHGLRLVDKFNAFVSVELHTDLSNDVERTVAYGKRYFAVYPEKFYVKVPLTPAGYLGARRLVQAGIPINFTLGFSARHNYVAALLTKPTFVNVFLGRLNSVVADSKLGDGHNVGEKATLATQRELLQLRKAGKTKTNLIAASIRSGDQIGALAGVDVFTMPPKAAAEYRAKPLAQVTSQVAKDPQVPLASGVTLEQFAGETLWTVPPPFQAVVEDLLHKNLDTLTPDDLQTHFEKAGLGGFLPRWSAADIQTAAKDGKIPVYATWKDRLASGRVGLDALMNLSALYSFATDQKALDDRIRSLLKTAKILS from the coding sequence ATGATGAATCTTGATGCGGCAGTGCACGATTTCATTCTCAAGGATTTTACTCACCAACTCGGCAGGTCCGCCGCGAAGCCCAAGGACGATCCCGAGTGGCGCAAACTTCGCGACGCCGGCACCCGGCTGTGGCTCGATACCGGCGACATGGACGAAGCTGCCAAATTGTGGAACTCGTCCTTCGACGCGTTGACGACCAACAACACACTCCTCAACAAGGAAATCCAAAAAGGCATCTACGACGATCTCGTCGCCGAGGCCGCGCGCGTCATCCTCGACGCCGCTCCCAAAATCAGCCCGTCCGATCTAATCCTCGAAATCGTTTTCATCCTTAACTGTCATCACGGCCTGCGTCTCGTCGATAAATTCAACGCCTTCGTTAGCGTGGAACTGCACACCGACCTCTCCAACGACGTCGAACGCACCGTCGCCTACGGCAAACGCTACTTCGCGGTCTATCCCGAAAAATTCTACGTCAAAGTCCCGCTCACGCCCGCGGGCTATCTCGGCGCGCGCCGACTCGTCCAGGCGGGCATCCCGATCAATTTCACCCTGGGCTTTTCCGCGCGCCACAATTACGTCGCCGCCTTGCTGACCAAGCCCACTTTCGTGAACGTCTTCCTCGGCCGCCTCAATTCCGTCGTCGCCGACAGCAAACTCGGCGACGGCCACAACGTCGGCGAGAAAGCCACGCTCGCGACCCAGCGCGAATTACTCCAGCTCCGCAAAGCCGGCAAAACGAAAACCAACTTGATCGCCGCCAGTATCCGTTCCGGCGACCAAATCGGTGCCCTCGCCGGCGTCGATGTCTTCACCATGCCGCCGAAAGCCGCCGCCGAGTACCGCGCCAAGCCGCTCGCGCAGGTCACTTCGCAGGTCGCGAAAGATCCCCAGGTCCCGCTCGCCAGCGGCGTGACGCTCGAGCAATTCGCCGGTGAAACTCTCTGGACCGTGCCGCCGCCATTTCAGGCTGTCGTCGAAGACCTCCTCCACAAGAATCTCGATACGCTCACACCCGACGATCTGCAGACACACTTCGAGAAGGCCGGGTTGGGTGGTTTCCTGCCGCGTTGGTCCGCCGCTGACATACAGACCGCAGCGAAAGACGGGAAAATTCCCGTCTACGCAACCTGGAAGGATCGCCTTGCGTCCGGCAGAGTCGGGTTGGACGCGTTGATGAATCTCAGCGCGCTCTACTCCTTTGCAACCGATCAGAAGGCCCTCGATGACCGCATTCGTTCGCTGCTGAAGACTGCGAAGATTCTGAGTTAG
- a CDS encoding phosphoglycerate kinase codes for MAKLSINDLKDFRNQRALVRVDYNVPLDENGGITDDKRIKATVPTIDHLVKGGAKVILCSHLGRPKGKRDPKQSLRPVAQRLAEILGRPVAFVDDSIGDKVDKTIGIMQPGDVVLLENLRFYAEEEKNDAAFAEKLAKNADLYVNDAFGSAHRAHASTAGVAQIINKRGGNCVAGFLMEKELKYLGGALSSPARPFVCILGGAKVSDKIAVIENLLTQADAILIGGAMAYTFLKTQGFGVGNSLVENDKLDLARSLLEKAKGEKFLLPSDHVQATKPTAGATTRITDGPSIEDGWCGVDIGPDTIKRYVREINSAKTIVWNGPMGIFEIPEYSNGTFEVARAVAGNKDAVSIIGGGDSAKAAKKAGVDKQVTFVSTGGGASLEFLEGKELPGVAALSDK; via the coding sequence ATGGCGAAGCTTTCCATTAATGATTTGAAGGATTTTCGTAACCAGCGGGCGCTGGTCCGTGTGGATTACAACGTCCCGCTCGACGAGAACGGTGGCATTACCGACGACAAACGCATCAAGGCAACCGTGCCGACGATTGACCATCTCGTTAAGGGCGGCGCAAAAGTCATTCTCTGTTCCCATCTCGGCCGTCCCAAGGGGAAACGCGATCCCAAGCAGAGCCTGCGGCCCGTCGCGCAACGCCTCGCCGAAATCCTCGGCCGTCCCGTCGCCTTCGTCGACGACTCTATCGGCGATAAAGTGGACAAAACCATCGGCATCATGCAGCCCGGCGATGTCGTTCTCCTGGAAAACCTGCGTTTTTACGCCGAGGAGGAAAAGAACGACGCGGCTTTCGCCGAGAAACTCGCGAAGAATGCTGATTTGTATGTGAACGACGCCTTCGGCTCCGCCCACCGCGCCCATGCCTCAACGGCAGGCGTCGCCCAGATCATCAATAAACGTGGGGGTAACTGCGTAGCCGGTTTCCTCATGGAAAAGGAATTGAAATACCTTGGAGGGGCACTTAGTTCCCCTGCAAGGCCGTTCGTTTGCATCCTCGGTGGGGCCAAGGTTTCGGACAAGATCGCCGTCATCGAGAATCTGCTGACGCAGGCTGATGCGATACTTATCGGCGGCGCGATGGCATATACGTTCTTGAAGACACAAGGATTCGGGGTGGGGAATTCCCTCGTGGAGAATGACAAACTCGACCTGGCAAGGTCGCTCCTGGAGAAAGCCAAAGGGGAAAAGTTTCTACTGCCGAGCGACCACGTGCAGGCCACCAAGCCGACCGCTGGCGCTACGACGCGGATCACCGACGGGCCGAGTATTGAAGACGGCTGGTGCGGCGTGGATATCGGGCCCGATACCATCAAGCGCTACGTCAGGGAAATCAATTCGGCCAAGACCATCGTCTGGAACGGCCCGATGGGCATTTTTGAGATTCCCGAGTATTCAAACGGCACGTTTGAGGTTGCCCGGGCCGTAGCCGGGAACAAGGATGCGGTTTCGATTATCGGCGGCGGCGATAGCGCAAAGGCCGCGAAGAAGGCTGGCGTGGACAAGCAGGTTACATTTGTCAGCACCGGCGGCGGGGCATCGCTTGAGTTTTTGGAAGGAAAAGAACTACCCGGCGTGGCCGCACTTAGCGACAAGTAA